A window of Puniceicoccaceae bacterium genomic DNA:
TGCTCACTGGGATTTCCCGCAGAACCAGAGAGTTGAACGATCCATTTTTTTATGTTTTCTGCACGCGAATTGACCCATTCCTATGGAGGACTCCCCCTGCTGGACCGAGCACAGCTCACGATTCAGCCGGGTGAGCGGGTTGCACTGATCGGTCGCAATGGTCAGGGTAAATCAACCTTGATGAAGATACTCTGTGGTCAGCTCGCTCCGGACGAGGGACAATTTGAGCGCAGCACCGGGCTCACCCTCGCCTACCTGCCTCAGGAAATCCCAACACACCTTTCCGGTCGCGCATTCGACGTTGTATTGGAAGGACTTGGCTCCATCGCTACCCTCGAAAAACGCTACCACGACACGAGTCGTGCCCTCGAGGAAAAACAGGGTGACTCCGAGGCTTTGCTGCAGGAACTCAGTCGCCTCCAGCACGAACTGGAACACGCGGGCGCGTGGGAACTGAACCGACGGGTCGAGTTGATCCTCGAAAAACTCAAAATTGACGCTGATCAACCTTACGAGGCCCTTTCGGGTGGCATGAAACGTCGCGTCATTCTGGGCCGGGAACTCATCAAGGAACCCACCCTGCTGATGCTGGACGAACCCACCAATCACCTCGATTTTGAATCGATTCGCTGGCTCGAATCCTTCCTTGTCGGACTGCGAACCGCTTTGATCTTTGTGACCCATGACCGCGTCTTTTTGAGAAAGGTCGCCACCCGTATCCTCGAACTGGATCGGGGGAAACTTCAGTCGTTTGAAGGAGATTACGACACCTACCTTTCTCGCAAAGAAGCGCAGCTCGAGGCGGAGCAGCACCGCAATGCGGTTTTTGACAAAAAACTCTCGCAAGAGGAGGCCTGGATTCGTCAGGGCATCAAGGCCCGAAGAACCCGAAACGAGGGACGCGTGCGTGCACTGCATGAGTTGCGCGAACAGCGCAGCCAGCGCAGGGAACAACCCGATCAAGCGGATTTTGCAATCCAGCAGGGCACGCTCTCCGGGCGCAAGATTCTCACCGTCAAAAACCTGTGCTACCGCTGGGATACCCGCGAGATCGTTCGGGATTTCAGCACCACGATCTGGCGAGGTGACAAGATCGGCATCATTGGTCCCAATGGATCCGGTAAAACCACCCTGCTGCAACTGCTCCTGGGCAAACTTCAACCGCAGTCCGGCGAGGTTCTTCGCGGAACCAATCTGGATGTGGTCTACTTTGACCAGCACCGTGAACAGCTTGATCCGGAACAGAGCCTCAAACAGGTGGTGGCAGCTGATGATGAATTTGTGCACATCGGCGAACAGAAGCGGCACATCTACAGTTATCTGGGAGATTTTCTGTTCACCCCGGAACAGGCACGCGGCAAAGTCAGTGCTCTCTCCGGCGGCGAACGCAACCGTCTGCTGCTGGCAAAACTGTTCACAAGACAAGCCAACGTCCTGGTCATGGATGAACCGACCAATGACCTCGATCTCGAAACGCTCGAACTGCTCGAAGACCTGCTCTTTGATTATCCTGCCACGCTGTTACTGGTGAGCCATGATCGCCAGTTTCTCAATCGAGTCGTCACTCAGACCTTTGCCCTGGAAGCCAACGGTGTCGTCAGGGAAACCATTGGAGGATATGACGAATACGAACGTCAGACACTGCGCAACGATGCTGCCCTGACGAAACGCTCTGTGAGCAAGCCCAAGTCTGAGGATGTGCGCAAGAGCGACAAACCCCGCTACCGAACCAATCGTGAACAATGGGAACTCGACGACATTCCAGGCAAGATCGAAGCCCTCGAAGCGAAACAGCAGGAGTGGATCCACTCTATGGCCCAGCCTGACTTCGGTTCCGACCCAAAGCAGATTCGATGCGCTCAACAGGAACTCGATCAAATCGAAGCACAGCTGATGCAGCTGATGCAGCGCTGGGAGGAACTGGAAGCCATTCCTGCCAACCCCAACAAAACCGTACCCCGCCCAAAACCGCGAAGCTGAGCTGAGATCCGCAGCGTTGTTTGCGTTTGACCCGCACAGCTGTCAGACTCCCTCAAAATTCGCATTGAGCCATCATGAAACTCACGCTTCTCACCACTGGCGGAACCATTGACAAGACCTACAACGAGCACAAGGGCGTGCTCGCCAATTATGATACGGTCCTGGATCGCATCCTCGCGGGGCTGCGCCTGCCCGATATCGATATCGATCACATTGAAGTCATGAACAAGGACTCCCTCGAAATGACCGAAACAGACCGCGCGATGCTGCTGCAGGCAGTTCTCGATGCCCAGGCATACAGCGATGCGATTCTGATCACGCACGGCACGGATACCCTGGCAGAATCGGGAGAATACCTCGTGGATCACCTTCATCCGGCACGCATCCCCGTTGTCTTGACCGGAGCCATGCGTCCCTACGAATTTCGGGACAGCGATGCAGTGCAAAATGTAACCGAAGCCCTGCTCGCTGTGAGGCTACTGGGACCCGGCGTGTATGTGGTCATGCACAACCGGGTGCTGAATTTTCCGGGCGTGATCAAAAACCGCACCCAACTCTGCTTTGAGCGGAGAACGACCTGACCACTTTCCTCACTTGGGAGGACGGTTGTCCGAATAGGACTTCACCACGCGCCAGCGTTTGTGATCGATCACCTTCTTCAGCTTGCGTTCGATGTAGTCCTGCGCTTCCTCCATGGTTTTGAATTCCACCGGATGGGAGATGACCTTCGGATAGGTGTCGTTGACCTCATAGTATTTTTCGAACACCCAAAACCGGGTGATGCCCAGACGAACCCTGCGCTGAACACGATACACATTGTCTGCATTGGCGACGATTCGATAGCGTTTCATGACAAATGATGGATTGATGCGATGGAGACTCCTTGTCGTTGTGATGGTCGGGGCAAACGCAATCACTGGCGTAGTGGGGTGATCCCCATCAATCGCCAACGCGCTGCCTCGATAGCCCACACTATCCGCAGCACCTGTGGAGAATCAAGCGTGATTACAGCATGACGTCACACCAGGTTGTTGTCCCTGCCTAATATCCCTCATGTGGGATCATAATGAGTCAGAAAGTTCACAAAAAACCATTGGACAGATACCCTTCATGGGATTACACTGAAAAAACAGGCAATTTTTCTACTTTCCTTTCTCTGGCACCCGATTTGCTGAAAAGGTCGTATGACCGACTTTCGAAATCCCGCAACTTTGAACCGCAACGAAGTGGCGAATTTTCGAGAGTTTGATTCGCAATCTGGTGTGACACCAACAAGACAGACCATGGCAACACAATCCTCGTCCGATACGATTTGCGTCGAAAGGAACCCCTTGGGGGACTTCACTTTCTTCGAGGACTATGTCATCGCAGAGTGGCACAATCCTGAACTCGACTCCTTCGACCTCATGAAAATGGCAACCGTTGCCAAATCGGTGTATGGTTCATCAATCTGGGGCTATATCTCCAATCGAACGCACGCTGGCGTTTCCAATCCGGTGGCCGTCTATCAGATGCTGAAAATGAAAAACGCTCCCGAAGCGGTTGCCATCGTGACCTATTCGATGCGTTCCCATCTCGTGGCCCGTCTCGAAAAGGAACACTGCAAGGCTGTACCGATGGAAATTTTCACCAAACTGGGCGATGCCAAAAACTGGATGCAAGAACAGATCGAACAACTCAAAGCTGCCCGCACCCGTGCCTCGGGCGCGATGATGGCCTGATGCGCTGCCAATGGGTTTGGCAACCCAACGCGCTTCTGGATTTCCGCGATTCAACACACCGTCATACTGACTCGCTGAAGGATTGACGGGAACCTCCCCAAAACGGTCCTTCAGTCGCTTGAGGAAAGCATTGCAAATCCACGCAACCTGTGTGGGGATGGCACGCATCTTCATCCATCCGACAGGAACCCTCCTGCTTTGACGTCACCATGTTGAGCTACCGCCACGCCTTTCACGCAGGCAACCACGCTGATGTTTTCAAACACGCAGTGCTGATTCACTGCATCCGTCACTTTCTCAAAAAGGAGAAGGCATTCCACTACATCGATACCCACGCAGGGGCTGGTCTCTACGAACTCACCCAGGGCTTCGCCGCGCGCACCCGCGAATCCGAAACAGGCATTGCTCAACTGGTGTCCGCCAACGCCGACAACCTGCCGCCGCTTTTGAGGAACTATGTGCACACCGTGCTCAACTTTAATCCCACCCCGCAGCTTGAATTCTATCCGGGTTCCCCATTGATCGCTCAGTATCTGATGCGACCCCACGATGCCCTGCGGTTGCATGAGCTTCACCAGGCCGATCACGACATCCTGCAGACCCATGTTGCAGGGGACCCCCGGATCCTGCTGCAGAAACGCGACGGTTTCCGAGGACTCATCAAGGCCTTTCCACCAGTCTCGCGCAGAGGTCTGGCACTCATCGACCCGCCCTACGAGGTGAAAACCGACTATCGCATCGTCGCCGATGCCATTCACGATGCGCGCGTAAAATTCCCCACAGGGACCATTCTGGTCTGGTATCCACTGCTCGAAAATGAGTTGTTCCGGTATTTGAAAGAAGACCTCATTCAGGTCAGTGGCCCCAGCTGGCTCAACGCGGAATTCGGCGTCAGCAAACCAGGCCCGGGTCTCTATGGTTCAGGCATGTGGGTGATCCAGCCCCCATGGGATCTTCCCGCAGAACTGGAACAATGCCGGGCACCGCTGTTGCAACTGCTCGGGGCAGGCCCATCCGCTTCCCTCGACGTCAGGTTTGAAATCCCATAAAGTGGCTCTTCAAGCAAAAGCTTGAATCCTGCAGGGGGATTCCCTTAAAACAGAGCTGATCCATTCCCAACATCGTGTTCCATCGAAATACTGACGATTTGCTCCATGGCTGATATCAACCGCAGGAAATTCCTATTCAGTCTGGCAGGCATCGCGCTGGGAGCACCGCTGCTGACAGCTGCGGGCAACCCCATCTACCGCGTCAGAAAGGGGGACACCCTGAGCGCGATTGCGCGACAATACGGCGTCACTGTTGGAGAACTCCGGGCGGCAAACGACATCCGTGGAAGCCTCATTCACATTGACCAAACCCTGATCATTCCCCAACCCTCATCCGCACTCGCAAGCGTTCTGAGCGAAACCAAGCGCATTCGGGTGAACCACAAGAAGTGGAAGTACATCGTCGCTCACCACAGTGCCACACCGCAGGGAAACGCTACAATCTTTGATCAGGTCAATCGGCGGCGGGGCATGAAAAACGGACTTGCCTATCATTTTGTGATTGGAAACGGCAAAGGGTCTCCTGATGGAGCCATCGAAGTGGGTTCCCGCTGGACCCACCAGATGCACGGCGGACACGTCAGCAAATGGGAGTACAACAACCACGGCATTGGCATCTGCCTGGTGGGCAACTTCGAAAAATCCAGACCCACCCGCAAGCAAATGGAGTCCTTTGACCAGCTGGTGGAATACCTTGGCGGTTCCCTGCTCGATAACCGCTTCAAGTTTCTGGTACACAAAGAGATCAACCCAACGCTCTGCCCGGGACGCTTTTTCCCCACACAGCAAAAACACCGTCAGTTTGGGTAACCTTTGCCCATATTTACAGCTGGTGGATTGCCCTTGATCCAACAAAGCTAAAGGGTTGCGAAAGCCCATCGCGCGCACTAGGTTGTGCGATTGTTTAGATCGGTATGCCCAAATCTGTCAGGAAAAAACCCTCTCCCAAAGCGGTCACCACTTCCTTTGGACCGCGTCTCAAACAGCCCAAACCTGTGCTGGCGACCAGCTTGTGGGTTGCAGGGCTGTTGCACCTGATTGCATCGCTGGACTACCGGGCCGACCAACCCGGCTGGTTTGAGGGGATTGCACGCCGCACATCCGACTTTGGACCGCTGAATCTGATCGGCAAACTCGGGGCCGATATCGCCTACCTGACCCTGCTCAATATCGGTCTTGTCGCATGGCTCCTGCCGCTCTTGCTCTTTCAGTTTGCATTTTTGCTCTACCGTCGCCGCCCACATCAGGTCACCTGGCTTCACGGAATCGGGGCCGGGATGCTGCTGACTGCCGGAACTGCATTTTTTGATTTTGCCGAACTGCATTTCTGGCCAGCACTGCGTTCCTCCTTGCCTGAGGACTACGTTCCAAACGGATTGGGAGGAGGTATCGGAAATGCATTGCACCAGGGGTTGCTCGGTGAATTCATCGGGCCTGTCGGTTCCGGCATCATCCTGACAGTGCTCCTGCTCGGGGCACTCTACCTGAGTTTTCGCAATTCCGCCAACGGACTCGCACGCCTGATCGCACGCATTCGCATTCGGCTGCCTCGCCTTCCCAAACGAAGCCCGCGCGTCAAAACCAAACCCATAAAAACAGACCGCTCCCGTTCCACTGAAGACTTCGATCTCGATGAAGAACAACCCCTGCCAACTCCCATGCAGGTCAAGCGCAAGTGGCTCAGCCCGCTCATCGGCAAATCCATCGTGGATGAAGACCCCGAATCGCTCAAATCCCCACTTCAGTTTGAGGAAAGCAACAAACCCAACGAAGCTTACCTTGAAGCCTTGGGAAAACCCATTCCCGTGCCGTCCCCACTCGCAACCCGGGGAAAGACCAGGCCAAAGTCCAACGCGCGCATGATCCCGGAAGATCCTGTCCCCCCGCAAAGCCCAACCCACTCTGCACCTCCCGCTCCCGAACCCTCTGCTTTTGCTGCGGAAAGCGCCCGAGTGACGATCATTGAAAGCGAAAAAGCAGAGCGCGACCGCATGGTTCCCCCCAAAAAGCGTGGCAAATACAAATTTCCTCCGATCGAGCTGCTTGAGGTCTCAGATGAGTTGCCGCCAGACGCCACAACCGACCATCAGGCAGTTGCCGAGCGGCTGCGGAGCACACTGGAGGATTTTAAGATCAAGGTGGAACTCGGTGAGGTTCACATCGGCCCTGTCATCACTCGTTACGACCTGCATCCCGCTCCCGGAGTTCGAGTGGAAAAAATCGCTGCTCTCGAGAAAAACCTCACCATGGCGCTCCAGGCACAGTCGGTGCGCATCCTCGCTCCCGTGCCGGGCAAGGGCTGTGTCGGGATTGAAATACCCAACCGCAACCCCCAATCCGTTCGGGTACGCGATATTCTGGAAACACGGGTCTGGACCGCTTCCAAGGCGGAAATCCCCATTGTTCTGGGCAAAGATGTCAGCGGAAAACCGTTGGTCACCGATCTCACCCGCATGCCCCACCTTCTCATCGCCGGCTCCACAGGATCGGGAAAGACCGTCTGCATCAACGCGGTCATCTGCTCCCTGCTCTACCACTCCAGCCCTGAGGATGTACGCTTCATCATGGTCGATCCCAAGATCGTTGAGATGAAGATTTTCAACGACCTGCCGCACATGCTCATCCCGGTGGTCACCGATCCCAAGCGCGTTCCCAATGCATTGAAATGGTTGATTTCCGAGATGGAAAACCGCTACCAGATCTTCGCCAAAGCCGGAGTGCGCAACATTGCCGGTTTCAACGCAAAAATCCTGAAAAACCAGGAGGCCAGGGCAAAGGCAAAACACATGGATGCCGACCTCACCGCCGAAGAGCGTGCCGCTGTCAGCCAGATTGAAATTCCCAGGGACGATGATGCCCTTGAGATTCCCGAAAAGAAACTGCCCTACATCGTCTGCATCATCGACGAACTCGCCGATTTGATGATGGTTGCTCCCGCAGACATCGAAACCTGCATCGCACGACTGGCCCAACTTGCCCGCGCCGCTGGAATCCATCTGATCATCGCCACCCAACGACCCTCTGTGAACGTGATCACCGGGGTCATCAAGGCCAATCTGCCCAGCCGCATTTCCTTCAAGGTGGCCTCCAAAGTCGACAGTCGCACCATTCTCGATGGAGGTGGAGCGGATACCCTGATCGGACGTGGGGACATGCTGTTCATTCCACCCGGAATCCACCACCTGATTCGTGCCCAGGGGGCATTTGTGTCCGACGAGGAAATTGCGGAAATAGTGGAGTTTCTCAAGGTGAATGGTCCTCCGGAAATTCTGGAGGATATTCAGAAACAGATCGACCGCGATCCCGATGATGATGGGGGTCCTACCACCAGTGCCGATTCTGAGGACTGGGGCGATGCGATGGTGCCCGATGCCATCGAAGTGCTGCGCAGCACCAAACGTGCTTCAACTTCCATGCTTCAGCGGCGGCTGCGCATCGGATACAACCGCGCCGCCCGCATCATGGAAATTCTTGAAGAGCGCGGAATCGTCGGCCCTGACAACGGTTCACAACCCAGGGAAATTCTCACCGACCTCAACGATTTTTAGCCCCCATTCAACCAAGCTTTAGGTGCCCCACCTGATAGGCGCAATTGCCTGCTGATCTGCGTTGAGCTTCACAAGTGACCAACTCAACCATGACGTAGGCATCCATTGCAGTTGCGATGTCCGCAACCGACGTCAGGAAGCCTTCTGTTCCATTCGCGCTTTGCTTCGAAGCTTCGCAATGCGTTTTTGGAGAACGGCCTGCCGCTCCTGCGCATGTAGCTGCTGCAGGATGGTTTCACGAACCTCCTCAAATTCCAGTTGCCGCGCTTGCTGACGATTCTCAACGCGCAGCAAATACCAGGTGCCTTGTCGGTCAATTGCATCACTGATCTCCTGCGGTTGTGCGGCAAACACAAACGCATCAAATTCGGCAGCAAGTTCGCCTCGTCGAACACTACCCAAAAAGCCGTCATTTGCAGGCTCATCCGAGCGCTGCTTGACCAGCGTCAGGAATGATTTCCCCGCCCGCACTGCTTCCGCAACCTTGTTCACTTCATCACGTGCCCTCAGCCGCTGCATCGGGGTCTTGTAGTGCTTCACAAACCACCGAACCTCAGCGGATTCTTCCTGAAAATACGAGTCCAGATGCTCTTTGTAATGTTTTTTTGCGTGACGATCCTTGGGCGCAGCCACAGTCGCGTGTATCGACTCCACCCAGCGATCCACCAGCAAGCGCTGCATCAGGTGCTTGCGAAGATCCTCCACCGATTCCCCATTCCTGCGAAGATAATCTTCAACCCCTGACATGCCGCCATTGCGATCTGCAAGCCACTGCAGCTGTGCCTCCACATCCGCCGCATCCACAGTGATGCCACACTTCACCGCCTCCTGCTTGAACAAGAGGTGATCCACAACGTTCGACTGGGCACGATCCTTCACCGAAAGGCGCATGCGATCCGTCAGAAGTGAGGGATCGTTGACCTTGAGTTCGGCCAATAACTGGCGTTCTTCCTGTTCGATGCTGGCAGCAGATACTGCTTCTCCATTGACCCATAATCCCATAACAAATGCTCCTCTCTTTGACCCCTTTCAAAGCGACATGGTCGTGTATCCGATTTCACGGATATACCATGACTTAGAATTGCCACTGTGCCCGACGGGAAAGCACATTGCGAATATATTCATTCGTATGCAGCGTGAATCCTCCCGCCCGCAGTGTGACCCGATCCTCGCTCTCGTTGAGCCAACGGCGAATCTTTCCAGGCTGGGCAACCGGAGTCCACTGCATCCCGGGAAGAATGCGCTCCAGCTCTGCAAACACACGGGTTTCGTCGGCGGGACCAGACTTGAACCCATAATCAATCCACAAGCAGTGCTGCCCCACGTAGTTGCAGCTGATCCAAACCTGCGAATCATCGTAGCGGTGCTGTACCTCAACCCAGGGCCGACCGAGAATCTCGTGAATGATTTCATGCGGTTCGCCATACACCTGCTGTACCGTCTCCATCATGAGACTGCCCCAAAGTGAACTGCTCAGTGCCTGGAAACACAACCACCACAACCCATACTTCTGCAGGTTGCGTGAGCTTGCGAAGAACCATCGATACCCCTGTTTCATGTTTCGATCCCCAGTGTGCGAATTCCACATTTGAATTCAACTGTGAAGCATGCCAACGATTTCAACGGTTCCGCCCGCATCAGGCGACTCAAGAATGTTGACACTTTGCGTTTTCCATTAGACAGGAAGCACGATTGTGGATTTATTCAAATCTGCCGGGGTGGTTCCTCCGGTTTGCCGGTAAATCGAGTCACATGAGCAATCTCGGACAACAACTTCAGGAGGCCCGGAGCCGCTTGGGATTTTCCCTCAAAGAGGTGGCGGATATCATTCACATCCGTCCAGAATATCTCGGCGAAATCGAGGAAAACACCTTCAACATCCCGTTGCCAACGGTCTACGTGCGCGGATTTGTTCGCCTCTACGCGAAGTTCCTCAAACTCAATCAGGACGAGATGGTCGAATTGTTCAACAAACGCCACGCCCAAATCGAATTTTCCTCCGAAGTATCGGCAGACCGGGAATCCCTGCGCGAAACCAAATCACTGGGCCAGTTCACGCTTCCCCACGCCGACTCACACGAAGAGGGCATCGAACGCAGCGGGGGAAGTCGCATCTTCGAGCGCTACCGTGCAAGTGATGACGACAACCGCTCCCCCTGGATCTATGTGGCGGGCATCGGCGCAGCCGTTATCCTGGTATTTGCCATTGTATTTTCGGTCCGGCTTCTGTTCTTTCCAACCGCTGAAGATCCGGAAGATTCCCAAACGGCGTCGGCATCCCAACCCGGACAAACTCCGACTCCCCAATCCCGTCCCGCTGCAGCGGTCGAATCGCTGCGTGAGGAGTTGATCGGACTGGTCGCCAAAGCTCCTGTCTATGTCTATGTGACACAAACCAAGGATCGTGAGATCCTCTACTCGGGCCGCCTCGAGAGCGGTGAGCGCAAGTCCCTCATCCGGGATGGAGAAATTTCCATCGCCTGTGACAAGGCCGAAAATCTCATCGTGGAAAAAGGAGGCATCCCCGTTGACCTCAAGGGAGCAACAGGGAAAGTCCAGTTTCTGATCGACTGACGCTACAGTTGAAGGCTTGGGGAGGGGCAATTCGCGCATGCCCCTGTGCCGAATGTGCCGTGATTTCTGTCGCCCAAGAGATCAGTTATCCCAGAGCGACTGCGACTGATGGGGACGACGCAACCCCACAGGCGTGCCCAGAATTTCGGCATTCAATACCGCCTTGCGCGAGGAACCGGGTTCGCGCAAGTCCCGCATCACCTCTTTCACAAGGCGGCTGCGCTGGTACCGGCGGTATGAGCGAGTGGAGGCATCCTTTTGCTTCCACGCATCACCCTGGCGAAGACTGTCAGCCTTGCTCTGCTCCTGTGCAGCTCTCGCTTGCATCGCGCGCACCTGATCCTGCATCTCCTGCATCTTGCGCAGGCGTTCGGCTGCCTCACGATCCTGAGCATCAAAGCGTTCGGACGACCCCGACGAGCTCCGGGGAAGCGGTGCAGTCGGGGAGGGTTCCGTGCGCATGCTGGGACGCGATGCTTCGGACGTGGGTTCTGAACGCGGTGCTTCCGTTTCCGCACTGCCCCTTTGATTGGCCTCAATGCGACGCCGTATTTCCTCCCGAAGCTCAGCGAGCGGATCCCGATCTTCAACTTCCGGTTCGGGATTCGATGCCTCACCAGGCTTTCCCTGCTTCTTCTTGTCCGGTTTGAACAGCCCGTTCAAAATAAACGTGGCAATGAAGATGATCGGGATGATGAGATCGATCAGATTTTCCATAACGAGCCAAGCAGGGAGTTAT
This region includes:
- a CDS encoding DNA translocase FtsK gives rise to the protein MPKSVRKKPSPKAVTTSFGPRLKQPKPVLATSLWVAGLLHLIASLDYRADQPGWFEGIARRTSDFGPLNLIGKLGADIAYLTLLNIGLVAWLLPLLLFQFAFLLYRRRPHQVTWLHGIGAGMLLTAGTAFFDFAELHFWPALRSSLPEDYVPNGLGGGIGNALHQGLLGEFIGPVGSGIILTVLLLGALYLSFRNSANGLARLIARIRIRLPRLPKRSPRVKTKPIKTDRSRSTEDFDLDEEQPLPTPMQVKRKWLSPLIGKSIVDEDPESLKSPLQFEESNKPNEAYLEALGKPIPVPSPLATRGKTRPKSNARMIPEDPVPPQSPTHSAPPAPEPSAFAAESARVTIIESEKAERDRMVPPKKRGKYKFPPIELLEVSDELPPDATTDHQAVAERLRSTLEDFKIKVELGEVHIGPVITRYDLHPAPGVRVEKIAALEKNLTMALQAQSVRILAPVPGKGCVGIEIPNRNPQSVRVRDILETRVWTASKAEIPIVLGKDVSGKPLVTDLTRMPHLLIAGSTGSGKTVCINAVICSLLYHSSPEDVRFIMVDPKIVEMKIFNDLPHMLIPVVTDPKRVPNALKWLISEMENRYQIFAKAGVRNIAGFNAKILKNQEARAKAKHMDADLTAEERAAVSQIEIPRDDDALEIPEKKLPYIVCIIDELADLMMVAPADIETCIARLAQLARAAGIHLIIATQRPSVNVITGVIKANLPSRISFKVASKVDSRTILDGGGADTLIGRGDMLFIPPGIHHLIRAQGAFVSDEEIAEIVEFLKVNGPPEILEDIQKQIDRDPDDDGGPTTSADSEDWGDAMVPDAIEVLRSTKRASTSMLQRRLRIGYNRAARIMEILEERGIVGPDNGSQPREILTDLNDF
- a CDS encoding asparaginase, which translates into the protein MKLTLLTTGGTIDKTYNEHKGVLANYDTVLDRILAGLRLPDIDIDHIEVMNKDSLEMTETDRAMLLQAVLDAQAYSDAILITHGTDTLAESGEYLVDHLHPARIPVVLTGAMRPYEFRDSDAVQNVTEALLAVRLLGPGVYVVMHNRVLNFPGVIKNRTQLCFERRTT
- the rlmJ gene encoding 23S rRNA (adenine(2030)-N(6))-methyltransferase RlmJ: MLSYRHAFHAGNHADVFKHAVLIHCIRHFLKKEKAFHYIDTHAGAGLYELTQGFAARTRESETGIAQLVSANADNLPPLLRNYVHTVLNFNPTPQLEFYPGSPLIAQYLMRPHDALRLHELHQADHDILQTHVAGDPRILLQKRDGFRGLIKAFPPVSRRGLALIDPPYEVKTDYRIVADAIHDARVKFPTGTILVWYPLLENELFRYLKEDLIQVSGPSWLNAEFGVSKPGPGLYGSGMWVIQPPWDLPAELEQCRAPLLQLLGAGPSASLDVRFEIP
- a CDS encoding ATP-binding cassette domain-containing protein, producing the protein MFSARELTHSYGGLPLLDRAQLTIQPGERVALIGRNGQGKSTLMKILCGQLAPDEGQFERSTGLTLAYLPQEIPTHLSGRAFDVVLEGLGSIATLEKRYHDTSRALEEKQGDSEALLQELSRLQHELEHAGAWELNRRVELILEKLKIDADQPYEALSGGMKRRVILGRELIKEPTLLMLDEPTNHLDFESIRWLESFLVGLRTALIFVTHDRVFLRKVATRILELDRGKLQSFEGDYDTYLSRKEAQLEAEQHRNAVFDKKLSQEEAWIRQGIKARRTRNEGRVRALHELREQRSQRREQPDQADFAIQQGTLSGRKILTVKNLCYRWDTREIVRDFSTTIWRGDKIGIIGPNGSGKTTLLQLLLGKLQPQSGEVLRGTNLDVVYFDQHREQLDPEQSLKQVVAADDEFVHIGEQKRHIYSYLGDFLFTPEQARGKVSALSGGERNRLLLAKLFTRQANVLVMDEPTNDLDLETLELLEDLLFDYPATLLLVSHDRQFLNRVVTQTFALEANGVVRETIGGYDEYERQTLRNDAALTKRSVSKPKSEDVRKSDKPRYRTNREQWELDDIPGKIEALEAKQQEWIHSMAQPDFGSDPKQIRCAQQELDQIEAQLMQLMQRWEELEAIPANPNKTVPRPKPRS
- a CDS encoding helix-turn-helix domain-containing protein, which codes for MSNLGQQLQEARSRLGFSLKEVADIIHIRPEYLGEIEENTFNIPLPTVYVRGFVRLYAKFLKLNQDEMVELFNKRHAQIEFSSEVSADRESLRETKSLGQFTLPHADSHEEGIERSGGSRIFERYRASDDDNRSPWIYVAGIGAAVILVFAIVFSVRLLFFPTAEDPEDSQTASASQPGQTPTPQSRPAAAVESLREELIGLVAKAPVYVYVTQTKDREILYSGRLESGERKSLIRDGEISIACDKAENLIVEKGGIPVDLKGATGKVQFLID
- a CDS encoding peptidyl-prolyl cis-trans isomerase, giving the protein MGLWVNGEAVSAASIEQEERQLLAELKVNDPSLLTDRMRLSVKDRAQSNVVDHLLFKQEAVKCGITVDAADVEAQLQWLADRNGGMSGVEDYLRRNGESVEDLRKHLMQRLLVDRWVESIHATVAAPKDRHAKKHYKEHLDSYFQEESAEVRWFVKHYKTPMQRLRARDEVNKVAEAVRAGKSFLTLVKQRSDEPANDGFLGSVRRGELAAEFDAFVFAAQPQEISDAIDRQGTWYLLRVENRQQARQLEFEEVRETILQQLHAQERQAVLQKRIAKLRSKARMEQKAS
- a CDS encoding N-acetylmuramoyl-L-alanine amidase, with amino-acid sequence MADINRRKFLFSLAGIALGAPLLTAAGNPIYRVRKGDTLSAIARQYGVTVGELRAANDIRGSLIHIDQTLIIPQPSSALASVLSETKRIRVNHKKWKYIVAHHSATPQGNATIFDQVNRRRGMKNGLAYHFVIGNGKGSPDGAIEVGSRWTHQMHGGHVSKWEYNNHGIGICLVGNFEKSRPTRKQMESFDQLVEYLGGSLLDNRFKFLVHKEINPTLCPGRFFPTQQKHRQFG